TTATTGAGTAAATGAAAAACGTGTACAACTTCGAAGACAGCTCTTTATTTTGATATTGCTTTCTTAGTGTGATAGTATATAGtagtttggtttgttttctaagttttatgtgacaaaataaaaagtctacaACCTCTGTTGTTTTCTCTATCAGTCAGGATTAGGTTTAGCTGTgaagaagaaactggaagagCTGTGTTTTGCAACAAGATAGATGTTTTTCCCTCCAGGACTAGTAGTGTGGCTCTAAGAGTTCTCAGGGCCTCAGGCTTCTTCTCCCTCACTGTTTTGCTGTGAGCTTACTGATCTGCTTGGGGGGACCTTTGGACTCATAGTCCAGGCGTGATGTCACCTTCCAggatagaggaagagaaagggaatgaCCTGCCTCCTGCCTTGAAGGAAACTTTCTGGTGTTGAattactgtgttgtacacctgaaatgaacaTAGTATGTTATGTTAACTAACTGCAgttaaaataagaacttaaaaaaaaaaaaggaaaccttctGGCAGCATCCAATATCACTtatatctcattggccagaatttagTCATAGGACCACATCAAGCTGCAAAGGAAGATGGGAAATGACTTTTAGCTGATTGGCAACACACAGACTAACAACCAAGATTCTGTGACTAGGGCAAAGCAGAGGCTTCCTTAGCAGTATGATCACTGTCACCCAGACTTTTTGGAATCATTTAGAAAACATGGGAACCACAGCTGAAGgaggcttctctctctgtctatattGCCTGGAATTATACAGGTTGCTCTCTACCCAGCAAAGCTCCCCCCTAAACACTGGAAAGCCCAGagagttttctgtctctttgcttTGACTCAGTTCTTTATCTTTCTCACCTCTGGCTTCACCTTCTCTCTGTTTCCACAACCCTCAATTTACTCATTTTCCTTTACTAACATAATTCTACAATAGCATGAACTTCAGCGAAAGGCAAGTCATACTTGAATGAAAGCAAAACGCGAAAAACTGAAAATGTGTGCAAATCAAATTGCTATAAAAGAATTCTCATTTTCTTGCTTACTTACATTCCAGTTTCAGGGTTGTTTTGTcatcatttctgaaaaatatccttttttgGCAGTGGTTTCTGACCCGATTCCTCTCTTTCCTAGTTATACTGAGGAGAGGAATTCATGTGTAAATCTATTACTTTCTAAGAGTCTCAGAAATCACCACCCTCACACAAATACACTGACTCCAACAATTTGGAAATTGTACCTTGAAACCTTTTGATTTTATCACTCATATTGACAGCAAAGGAGTTGAATACTAAAGTAAGATTATGCTAGGAAACTGCCTTTAGGTACCCTTTGTCCAGCTGGGCCCAATTTATCAGGCTGTGGACCTGGAGCACAGAGTGCACCCCCCCAGTCAGGCTTTTGCGAGGAGGCTTTGGTGGGAAGGCCTGCCTCGGCCACGCCGAGCACACTGCTAAGAGTCATTTATTCACTGAACTAAACTTACTTGTACCAGTCCCTATATATGTCATCCTCTCAATTACTAGTTGCATTTTGTAGGTCATGAAACGGGGGCTtaagggcactgggtggctcagtcagttgagcatccaactcttcgttcatgagatcaagccccacctcaggctccgtactcagcaggagtctgcttggatactctctctccctctgctccttcccctgttcttgctctctctctctctctaaaaatcaatcaatcaatcaatcaatctaaaaaaatgatagaaagcaacttgcccaagatcacacagctggtggaGACAGATTCAAACCAAGCCTGCTTTCCTCTAAAACCCTTCCTTGAGGCCTTAAGAGTCTCTTTTAGAGAATTCATGGGccagtagaattttaaaaaaattgtaacttaAGAAATGATGTTTATGTGTACATGTTGATATAGAGtagctaattttttcttttgccatggGGGCATGATAAAGACTCtgtcattaattattattaccattttgttggGAAGaatatctctctgtctctctcctctttctcatacacacatacacaaacacacacacacagaaaacatttctaaattaattcaacaaatatttattgagcatctattatggggccagacactgttctaggcactgaagAATAGGGTAgtaacaaaataagcaaaaatttctCCCTCATGCTTAAATACTAAGTAAGGCATGatataactaaaaaaagaaaaagaaaaaaaaagaaaagaaaagaacacatagTATATTAGAAATAAGTGCAGTAGGggaaaaataaggcagagaagagggataCGACTGTGTGGGGGAGGAATGCCCACTACATGATGTCATTTTTCTCACTGTACCACACACTGGGGACCTCGCCTCTAGGACCTGACATGTGGAACCTCCTACCCTGTGCTGCCCTAGCGCCGTAGAAGTGGAGATGGGAGGCAGTGGTGAGGGCGGTTCCAACTCTGCTTCCGGTTCATTTCCCCCCAGCCTTTTCTAATCATGGGTTTCCAGTTCCTCAGTTATTGATTAGCTGAGGTTTTGTCTTGCCTAAGACATGATTCAGGAAGTTTTTCATTATGCCTCAGAGCAAATCAATATTTCCAAGAAAGAACTATGAATcaaaaacttttacttttttgaggacaGAGGTTCTGGGGCCTTGTCCTGCCCTTCTACTGTGCTACCTTCCCTTTGCTAGACGGGCTGAGTCTGAGCCTTGTGAGTATCCATGTATTCTCCCCATGTGTTTCCAGCTTCCTGTGGGAAGAAAATTTATGCAAAATCCTTTCATGTTCATGTTAGGAAGGTTTtcctttgggttttgttgttgaaGTGTACGTTCAAAGGTTTTTTCTCAAACTCTAGATATAAGATGGTGTTTAGATCTCAGCAGTTCAGTTTCTCTCTATAGCCACCTCATCCCATGCAGTGTTGCCCACCTTCTCAGCAGCCTGTGTTCCTCTAGAACCTgagtttctgtcttttttctctgaGTACAGTTGTTCCAAATTCTCATGAAGTGAGTAGGGCAACATGGCACCTAGAATCGCAGAGCCCAGAGTTCTAATCTTAGCTCTGCCTCTGACTAGGTTGTTACCTTGGGAAAGTGACTTGAACTTTCTGAACCCTGGTTTTCTCAACTGTTGTACTGAGACAATAACAGTatctacctcatagagttgttgtgagtattaaatgagagCAGGCACTCTAACTAAAATATACTGAGAATATATTATGTGCCACACACTAGTCTAAGTGCTTTGTGTGTTTTGCCTAGGTGACTTCTCCATGAACTCCTTCTAAGAGGAGccattattgtctccattttacagaagatggAGCTGAATTgtaggaaagttttttttttcataattggagcatttttattttatgtacaatgAGTCAGCATTAAGGTAGGTATCTTGGATGACCCATTCAAGGGAGTTCACTTAATCCAACTTAATGAAGCCTATATCCTTGGCGTAATGACAGAAACACTGGTGGCACATATTGAGGCCGTATTTCTGGATCAGACGGTGCAGGTTTGAACAGATGCGGCAAGAACAAGAGCCCTGGCCAAACTTCCTCCCATGGCTCCAGTAGAGCTGCTGGTGACCCATCTTGCTCTTTTAGATGCAACGAGGCAAAAGCTGCAGGGAAGTTAAGTAGTTTTCTCAAGGTTACTCTGTGTTCCTCAAACAAAGAGTGATGGTTTTCATTAATACAGTCTCTGGTGAAGGAATTAGGAACCATCTGGTCTATGCTTGTCTTCAGAGCTCAGCCTGGAGCTGCTACTTAATAGGGTAATTTGACTAATGACAAAGGAATATATCAAGgcatgtttctcaaaatgttaaaaactgaaTTCTCATACAAATAGCGAGCAGGTGTCACTATCTAACTCATTAATGAGGGTCGTAGGAGGATGATAAAGCCCAGTCAAAAGAGAAGATCAGGGTGTGGTTATTGAAAAGGCAACATGAGGGCTCCttgtggtgatggtgatgaaaCTAttcgtatctttttttttttttaagattttatttatttattcacaagagacacagagagaggcagagacataggcagagggagaagcaggctccatgcagggagcccgatgtgggactcgatcccaggactccaggatcacgccctgaaccgaaggcagacgctcaaccgctgtcactcaggcgtcccagaaactactctgtatcttgactgtggtagTGGTTACAAGGCCCAACACATGCGATGAAACTGTACAGGACTAAATACTAATACATAGAGGAGTCCaagtaaaatttgagaaatatgaaTAAGATGGGTAGATTGTATCAATGTTGATATCCTGGATATGATCTTGTACTGTAGTTCTGGAGGAAACCGTTAAAGGACATACAGATCTCTGCATATTATTGCTTACAACTCATCTCAAATAAAAGGttaaaggcaaaatgaaataaatagctccgaaaaaagagaatgtgagaaactgtttttttttttttttaaataggctgtggaaagaaggaaagttgAGATAAGATTGCTAAACTAAATACAAAACTCATTATATTTTATGGGGcaaaaaagaaaccccagagaCTTTGGGTTTATCCTCTCTAGTAGATAGAAAAGAAACTCATCACACACGATCAGTTCATAGAATTGTAATATACTTGGGTCACAGTGAAATGTGTGAACAGAGTTGTGCACACTAGAGCAGgatttctcaatctcagcactattgacattttgggtctGAAAATTCTGTTGTGGGAGGCTGCCccatgcattgtaggatgtttagtggCATTCCTAgcctctatccactagatgccaatagcttCTCCCCAGTCAAtaaccaaaatgtctccagatgtcttggggttggtggtggtggtggtggtataagGCCGTTCCTGGCTGAGAACCACTATGCTAGGCTCTAAGGGCCCACAGAGCCAGAAGACCTTTAAGTGAGCTTGTTAGGAAGTGCTCCTTTCAAGACATAAATCATCTTTTGGCATTATTCCCAAGTTTTGGATAATTGTTCACAAACAAAACCACCAATTACAGGGCCATTGTGCTGGACAGAAGCACAGGAGTCCTAGACATTTAGCACAAAAAGAGCCGTAGAGATTCACTAGGCTT
This Canis lupus dingo isolate Sandy chromosome 13, ASM325472v2, whole genome shotgun sequence DNA region includes the following protein-coding sequences:
- the LOC118354674 gene encoding 40S ribosomal protein S29-like yields the protein MGHQQLYWSHGRKFGQGSCSCRICSNLHRLIQKYGLNMCHQCFCHYAKDIGFIKLD